From a single Williamwhitmania sp. genomic region:
- a CDS encoding carboxypeptidase-like regulatory domain-containing protein: MKRYLLLSVALLTQLALTAQVTLSGKITDKAGDPLIGANVIVKGTYDGASTDTSGTFKFKTTKRDSIVIEASYMGYKSLAVQLKPNQHTVSLQLDEAGKTLDDITITAGAFQASDKKKGVTLKPLDIMTTAGAVGDLYGGVKTLPGVTQVGEDGRLFVRGGDGYETKTFIDGLAVKKPYNSSTPDLPSRGRFTPWLFSGTLFSRGGYSAEYGGALSSALILETSGKTSYQQTGISLMTIGMGVSDTRQFKSGSVSVSLDYTNLDPYFRLTNHKMTWDKAPEDFGGTVVIRKNVSTKGLLKVLTTVSSSSLKLLYPDMLQEGVATPIKLTNQDAYVNVAYSHDLGAGWMIKPGVSISSDLNNIEPGSQRVKETSREMDTKLVVKKKINASFNISAGSEMIANSYVQNYQNLSTAENYHGTYTSQLFASFAEAEWIMLKKMAVSLGERVEYWQPAQKWDAAPRLSVAWQLNTFSQISASVGRFYQQPEESYLRFNHNLNYEHATHYILGYQIMKNDRTLRIEAYQKDYGSMVRFGTDFTDPTLYNNNGHGYAHGIDLFWRDQKSVKNLDYWISYSIIDSRRLYKDYPEEVTPSFIAKHNLSINAKYYIAALRTQVGMTYSWNSGRPYNDPNATQFMAAKAPDYSDLSLSVTYLTNLWGRFTVIYASVSNLLNRSQVYTYRYYNAPNSQGVYPRMAVGPDTKQFAFIGMFIDLKKQ; the protein is encoded by the coding sequence ATGAAAAGATATTTACTCCTATCCGTTGCCCTACTTACCCAGCTGGCCCTAACGGCACAGGTTACCCTTAGCGGTAAAATAACCGACAAGGCAGGAGACCCACTCATTGGGGCCAATGTAATTGTTAAGGGCACCTACGATGGCGCCTCTACTGACACCTCCGGAACCTTTAAGTTTAAAACCACAAAGCGCGATTCCATCGTAATTGAAGCTAGCTACATGGGTTACAAGAGCCTCGCCGTGCAGCTAAAGCCGAACCAGCACACAGTTAGCCTACAGCTGGATGAGGCCGGAAAAACGCTCGACGACATTACAATCACCGCCGGTGCATTTCAGGCAAGCGACAAGAAAAAAGGCGTTACCCTAAAACCCCTCGATATAATGACCACCGCCGGAGCCGTTGGCGATCTCTACGGTGGTGTTAAAACGTTGCCCGGGGTTACGCAGGTGGGCGAAGATGGCCGACTGTTTGTTAGAGGGGGCGATGGATACGAAACCAAGACCTTTATTGATGGGCTTGCCGTAAAGAAGCCCTACAACTCCTCCACCCCCGACCTACCCTCGCGAGGACGGTTCACCCCCTGGCTCTTTTCTGGTACACTTTTTAGCCGTGGTGGCTACTCCGCCGAGTATGGTGGTGCGCTATCGTCGGCGCTAATTCTGGAAACGAGCGGCAAAACAAGCTATCAACAAACCGGAATTTCATTAATGACCATCGGCATGGGGGTATCAGATACTCGCCAGTTCAAGAGTGGCTCGGTGAGCGTTAGCCTCGACTACACCAACCTCGACCCATACTTCCGACTTACAAACCATAAGATGACATGGGACAAAGCACCCGAGGATTTTGGTGGCACCGTAGTAATCCGCAAAAACGTCTCCACCAAAGGGCTGCTAAAGGTGCTTACCACCGTCTCCTCCTCCTCGCTGAAGCTGCTCTATCCCGACATGCTTCAGGAGGGTGTTGCCACGCCCATTAAGCTCACCAACCAAGACGCATACGTTAATGTGGCCTACTCCCACGATTTGGGTGCTGGATGGATGATAAAGCCCGGCGTTTCCATCTCCTCCGACCTCAACAACATTGAGCCAGGCTCCCAACGGGTGAAGGAGACCTCTCGGGAAATGGACACCAAACTGGTTGTGAAAAAGAAGATAAACGCCAGCTTCAACATATCGGCTGGATCGGAAATGATTGCCAACAGCTATGTGCAAAACTACCAGAACTTAAGCACTGCCGAAAACTACCACGGAACCTACACCAGCCAGCTGTTTGCCTCATTTGCTGAAGCGGAATGGATAATGCTTAAAAAGATGGCTGTAAGCCTTGGCGAAAGGGTGGAATATTGGCAGCCTGCCCAAAAGTGGGACGCTGCTCCCCGGCTGTCGGTTGCATGGCAGCTGAACACCTTTAGCCAAATATCGGCCTCGGTTGGAAGATTCTACCAGCAGCCTGAGGAGAGCTACCTGCGCTTTAACCACAATCTGAACTACGAACACGCCACCCACTACATTCTGGGTTACCAAATCATGAAAAACGATAGAACCCTTCGCATAGAGGCCTACCAAAAAGACTACGGCAGTATGGTTCGGTTTGGCACCGATTTTACTGACCCTACGCTCTACAACAACAATGGACATGGCTATGCGCACGGTATCGATCTCTTCTGGCGCGACCAAAAGAGCGTGAAGAATCTCGACTACTGGATATCTTACTCCATTATAGATTCTAGACGCCTCTACAAGGATTACCCCGAGGAGGTTACCCCAAGTTTTATTGCCAAGCACAACCTTTCGATAAACGCCAAATACTACATTGCAGCACTACGAACACAGGTGGGCATGACCTACAGCTGGAACTCGGGCAGGCCATACAACGACCCAAACGCTACCCAGTTTATGGCAGCAAAGGCACCCGACTACTCCGACCTGAGCCTCAGCGTTACCTACCTCACCAACCTCTGGGGACGGTTTACAGTAATCTACGCATCGGTTTCTAACCTACTAAATAGAAGCCAAGTGTATACCTACCGCTACTACAATGCACCCAACAGTCAAGGGGTTTACCCACGCATGGCGGTTGGTCCCGACACTAAACAGTTTGCCTTCATCGGCATGTTCATCGACCTCAAAAAACAGTAA
- a CDS encoding dienelactone hydrolase family protein — translation MRQSRKFLWSLLIFSTTLSMSLNANTNSMIPALIEQEVAYTANGDTMKGFVVYSPAFEGKRPAILVVPEWWGNNDYSRMRARMLAQLGYIAMAVDMYGDGKIATTPQEAQQLAGVLYKDPKLAKARIEAAVKKLLSYPEADPTKLAAIGYCFGGSMVLNAAKEGMDFKGVVSFHGGLSGGVMAKKGAVKAKILVCHGGADKFSTQADIDNFKKNLDEAGATYIFKVYPGATHAFTNPASTEVGKKFNMPIEYNAEADAQSWQDMKDFFKTIF, via the coding sequence ATGAGACAGAGTAGAAAATTTTTATGGTCGCTCTTAATATTTAGCACCACCTTATCCATGAGTTTAAACGCAAATACAAACTCCATGATACCAGCATTAATAGAACAGGAGGTTGCCTACACGGCCAACGGGGATACCATGAAAGGCTTTGTTGTCTATAGCCCGGCATTTGAAGGCAAGCGACCAGCCATTCTAGTTGTTCCCGAATGGTGGGGCAACAACGACTACTCCCGAATGCGAGCTCGCATGCTTGCCCAGCTTGGCTACATTGCCATGGCCGTGGATATGTATGGTGATGGAAAAATTGCCACAACGCCACAGGAGGCACAGCAGCTAGCCGGAGTGCTATATAAAGACCCTAAGCTTGCAAAAGCGCGGATTGAGGCTGCTGTTAAAAAATTGCTCAGCTACCCAGAAGCCGACCCCACAAAGTTGGCCGCCATTGGCTACTGCTTTGGTGGTTCCATGGTGTTAAATGCCGCCAAGGAGGGCATGGACTTTAAGGGCGTAGTAAGCTTCCATGGCGGTTTGTCTGGAGGAGTAATGGCAAAAAAGGGCGCCGTGAAAGCAAAAATATTAGTGTGTCATGGAGGTGCCGATAAGTTTTCAACCCAAGCCGATATTGATAATTTCAAGAAAAACCTCGACGAGGCTGGCGCCACCTACATTTTCAAGGTCTATCCCGGTGCCACCCACGCCTTCACCAATCCTGCATCAACGGAGGTGGGCAAGAAGTTCAACATGCCCATTGAATACAACGCGGAAGCCGACGCGCAGTCGTGGCAAGACATGAAAGATTTCTTTAAAACAATTTTTTAA
- a CDS encoding protoheme IX farnesyltransferase, giving the protein MESQVKTDRPVGRIARSIKNVFSLLKVIVIASLVFTTFTGYVLADGPLNAGCVITLVGVFLLGAGAAVFNQAYERKTDALMPRTAKRLMASGRVSLQTGLIVGTLHVAAGLAILYIHDGWFVAALGLFNLVWYNLVYTPLKRVSSWALIAGTVAGVVPLLMGFSAAGESLLSNTVIFVAFFMVIWQIPHFLILLVKYGKEYEQAGLASITAFLHEEQILRLAYLWVVATAASTLFIPLLVPLHHRSTSYAILAIVVVVLVSIAIDVYRKEGKRNIFRLFMLTNLMQTGFMLCLVADSLL; this is encoded by the coding sequence ATGGAAAGTCAAGTAAAAACCGATAGACCTGTAGGTCGAATTGCTAGAAGCATAAAAAACGTTTTTTCGCTGCTCAAGGTGATAGTGATTGCGAGCCTTGTGTTTACAACATTCACCGGATATGTGCTAGCCGATGGACCACTAAATGCCGGCTGTGTTATTACCCTTGTGGGTGTTTTCCTATTGGGTGCCGGGGCGGCAGTGTTCAACCAAGCATACGAACGGAAAACCGATGCGCTCATGCCACGAACAGCCAAACGGCTCATGGCATCTGGTCGCGTTTCGCTTCAGACGGGTTTGATTGTTGGCACCCTGCATGTTGCCGCTGGACTTGCAATTCTCTATATTCACGATGGTTGGTTTGTTGCGGCCCTTGGCCTCTTCAACCTAGTTTGGTATAATCTGGTTTACACTCCGCTGAAGAGGGTTAGTTCATGGGCGCTAATTGCCGGAACCGTTGCCGGAGTTGTTCCGTTGCTTATGGGCTTTTCGGCTGCAGGGGAAAGCCTGCTTAGCAATACTGTAATATTTGTAGCCTTTTTTATGGTGATATGGCAAATTCCGCACTTCCTTATTCTGCTGGTGAAGTATGGCAAGGAGTATGAGCAGGCCGGACTCGCCTCCATTACCGCATTTTTGCACGAGGAGCAGATTCTACGGCTCGCCTACCTTTGGGTGGTTGCTACCGCGGCGTCAACGCTGTTTATTCCGCTCCTTGTTCCGCTGCACCATCGCTCAACCAGCTATGCCATACTGGCCATTGTGGTTGTGGTTTTGGTTTCCATTGCCATCGATGTATACAGAAAAGAGGGCAAGCGTAACATCTTTAGGCTATTCATGCTTACCAACCTGATGCAAACAGGCTTTATGCTATGCCTTGTTGCCGATAGCCTGCTTTAG